aaagttgtcaaatggtattctaggaaagaaaaaggtgaacacagggGTACCATTTGTACAAACttaaattaggggtaccatgtgtaatctatcaaagttcaaggttaacatgagaaatttccaatattataatgatatagttagctaaattttcatttaaaagagagatatctgtaccaataaaacaataaaggggatattattctttaattgttattttattgccatgtcatcaaacttaacgtccatttaacaccTTTTTTACATTAGGGGTACCATAGGCAAAAAAAATGGAACCTTAAGGGTACCCTAgcattcttaaaagtaggggtaacatggaaaatctgacaaaattaaggggtactaCGGGacatttccgtatctcaattatgataaaaaaaaatgaagaaaaacaacgtacaaatattaatggagagtacttgatcatattattaaatttaaatataactattatatataatgagtagcaattgtccgtattcagtattcgggatctggttggatgtcgaactaattGCCAAAAAGATGGtctaattctgagtatgttatttgtcccacattgaaaaacaatggaggtttgatgaatatatactacatacaaatagtagaattgtcctacATCAGAaacataatccaagtttggtgaatatattacttataaatagtagaattgtcccacatcgaaagattagtataagatggggtgattatatgattataaataagagttaactcacgtatatattaatcttttattttttttgaaagagatattttaataatatgtaaacaaatcattagacatagaatgtaaacattaaactcttataacattttttttttcattataaataagttaattaccccgttgcaacgcacgggcattcaaactagttgcATATGATGACGTGGTTTAATGAGGATGCTTTAAATGTTCCtgtatttataaagataagatgTTTGTAAAGTGTGACATCTTTTTTGTATGAGTCTTACTTAACATTTCATTATTTATAATGTAATAATGAGATTTGAGAGTGAAATGTTTTTTCTTAATATCATGATTATTACTACCTCTGTCTAATTAGGTTGTTATTTATTTGACTTTTTTGTGAGAGGTATTTTGAAACAAACATAATTATTTATTGAAACGGAGGAAGTATTATGTTTGCAAAACCCTAATATTCATCTAGCACAACCGGTCACTCCATAGCAATTCACACATGACCCTTCTTGGGGAGGTTTGCAAAACCGGTCAGTAGCCCAAATGTTGGATAGTTTAACACCGTCGTTACTGAATAACCCGCCGTGAATTACCAAGACCTTGTCGTTGATGAGATGAGCCAAGGCCCAAGGGTAAGCAACAAACGCTCCCTCACTAAAGAGACCACCATGTGTGACCTTGTTATTAATCGTATATATTATGGAAGGTGCGAATAATTGTGTAGCTTTGATATGTAACAAGGAATATTtgatgtgtgtatatatatacaaaaaattgTCCAACACTTTCCTAAACCGTATAGATGGTTAGAGTTGGATTAGGAAAAGACCACTTCaattaaaaataagaaaaaacaataattaaaatttttatcaaattgtaattgttgtaattccGTAGCTTGGTCTTTTGCTGGTAGGAAGTTAAATAGAGTAGCACATGAGCTTGCCCATGCTCGTCCGTCATAATTTGGCATGCATTAATGGCACCCACATTGGTTTTctttcaaaaaaagaaaaagaaaaagaaaaacaatagtttttactttttttttttttttttttttgggtttcgtTGTCAGAAACTTTAGGGTATTAAATTTATGGAGCGAATTACACCCGCAGTGTTTAATTGCATACCAAGTTTTTCATTCGTTTTAGAAATACTGTAATACACTTCACCCTCGAAACCAGCTTGTATACAACATTACAAAGGCTTATGAGCCTAAAATCCGACATTCTCTTTTGAGTTCTCTTCTTTGTAATCAACACAATATGGGTCTAATTAAGAAAAGCGCTCCACACCAAATCCCAAGAACCACATCGATCAACCGACATACAGGATATTGCATACAACTATTTAGTGTAGCTGGGCAATCAATGATAAGTTTTTCTGTAATGCAAGTTTAAGGGTTACAAACATGTATTCACGAACTATTATGATTGAGCGAGCACTAACAAACATGTTCATTATTCTCAAATACGCGTTAGTTACGTCATAAAAatatttaattcaattaattatTGTATGTCTTTTGCTCTTATAAATAGAGATGATTTATCAATTCAAACTTATAATTCATTTCAAGAAACAAATAACAAGAAGTGAGTAATAACATGGGAAATCATAATAATGCCCTAACTGCTCTTATGTTATTTCTCGCCTTTGCATCTATTGCACACTTTGTAAGTATCTCCTACTCTTAAGAGACCTAGCAATGATCATGATCGATTTACGGTCAATGATGGTATTATCACAATGTTAATGTTTatggtttttatttatttttgattttGATCCTTTAATTAAGTTTTATGCATGGTTTGCTTGCTAAATGTATTGTTATATTAATAAATGCTTGCGATTTTACGCAGAATGTGGTTGAGGCTAAAATTTGCTACCATTATATTTTGGTGAAGACTGGTAATGTTAAAAGTGCGGGTACAGACGCACGTGTAACAGTTAAGTTATATGACGCGCAAGGTCAGATGATTGAATCCACTAATTTACAAAAAGAAGGAACCGATCAGGGCGAGCTGAGACTCCGTGAAGAACCCGTTGACGGACATTGGCCCTATGTTAGAGAAGTTTATTATAGAGATCCCTACGACTATTTTGAGAGAGATCACCTAGACTCTTTCACTATCAGGTCTAATTGCCATACTTCTAAACTTTGCAAATTAGAGTTGAGTCATGATAATACAGGCACAAAACCCGGTTGGTATGTTGACTATTTAAGAGTTCAAACTAAATATCCCGGGGATTTGCTCGCTTTTGAAGATACTAAGTTCAAAATTAATCAATGGCTTGCTAAGGACGAGGAGCCAAACTCGCTTAGCGTTCAAAAGGACTTATGCGGATCTTCTAATTAATATTGGAAAATGAGATGATGTCGTTGTTGACAATTGTAATTTGCCCTTATGTATATCTACATAAGTGGGCGGTCAAGTACTTATGGTttgtatttgtttttatttttaatatgtttGCAAAGTGTGCCATCTTTTATAAGAGTGTTACTTTTACATTTtattatatatactccgtataatgTAATTGATGTTATTTGATAATGAGATTTGAGAGTGAAATGGTTTTTCTTACAATCTTAGTTTTAAAAAGGATACCTCGCTCGTTTTAATGTTTAGTCAGAAACCTCCATCTTAAGAGAGACTTACTGTAATCTAAGATAGTAAGATATTACATGTATTTTTTTCGATAGATCATTAAAGGTTGAGAATACAAAGATATCGAACAAACAGTACCAAAAATTGAGACTTGGTTATACTAAATGCAAGGACTTGAAGATCGTAATCAACACAATTGAGCATCACTTCAGGTGAGCTTCGTATCGACTTCAATAATCGACATATCATAGCAGCATCGAGTGACACCATatcattaaaaatgaaaatcaaaaAGTTCGGTACAAATAAAGTtacgcgaaagtggtaattaagccccttaactttgttcaattgtgaaattaggtcCCATAAGTTTCATTTGGAACAATTAAACCGCTTAACTTTCAcaaaaaagtgaaattcaacccaatttttaaaatttttattacaagaaatttaataaaatattttatactgcaattaaaaaaattattaaatacTAAAAATTTACTAATTGCAACTTTACAAAATttacataatttattaatcattgaagaacacttttacatacatatttagtaaattgtttataatttatatagtATTCATACATATATACTGTAATAAATTGTTTATATACTATAAAATTCAAATAAAACAATTCTCAATATTTAATACAAATATAAAAGTaaaatcataaaacaaaatattttatatttgataaaATGTATTAAAAGTTATTTTAATATAGGAATTTGGTGAAATTTAGAAAATGGGCTGAATTTCACTTTTGGTAAAACTTAAGGGGCTTAATTGCTCCAACTGAATAGGGGGCCTAATTTCAGAACAAAGTTAAGGGGCTTAATTAAGACTTTCGCGAATAAAGTTTTCATAAAGCATTGACATTTAGGGTGTGGCACAGCCGAGAACTTGGTAACATTAAATTGCAATTTCTGGGCTTCGAACCGAAGAAAAGCACCATCATTACCAAATTGATCACAATAATTCGGGGCCGAAAAAACCCTGACAACCGTACCATTATGTTCAAATTCATACCCTTCTTGTTTCACCTCATGTGACCTTACTAATAAAATCAACTCATTATCCTCCAAAACTACTTTGTCACGTCCGGGCCGAATTTTAGTCCTACACCGGGCGGAGGGTTCGGACCTCTTCCCGGGTCTGAGCACGGATCACTCCATAACAATTCACACATTAACCCTTCTTGTGGCGGTTCTCTAAACCGGTCAGTTGCGTGAATATCGGATAATTTTACGCCGTCCTCACTAAATAAACCACCATGTGTCACAAATACCTTGTTATTAATCACATGAGCTAAAGGTAAGCAACAAAAGACTTGAGCAAATGGGTCAACAAAAGTATAGTTCAATTTCGTCTTGATTTCGGATTCAAACCCGTATTACTCGGGTATAATAAACTCTTGACCTGTTACTGACTTGGCCCGAATGACCCCATCCGAAACCACCAACTCGAAAATGACGCGATAAAAAATAACTCTAGTTGAACCAAAATGACTTGAAATGACgttttctctcttaattattaacgtaaaaatgacccgacccgcttgGCCTGACCACCATATCGAAATGACCTGAAATGGCCCaaaacccgaattaacccgaaaaAAAAGgaggaaccggaactgacccgacCCAAATTGGTCAAATCCAAACCCG
The Silene latifolia isolate original U9 population chromosome 11, ASM4854445v1, whole genome shotgun sequence genome window above contains:
- the LOC141612802 gene encoding PLAT domain-containing protein 1-like codes for the protein MGNHNNALTALMLFLAFASIAHFNVVEAKICYHYILVKTGNVKSAGTDARVTVKLYDAQGQMIESTNLQKEGTDQGELRLREEPVDGHWPYVREVYYRDPYDYFERDHLDSFTIRSNCHTSKLCKLELSHDNTGTKPGWYVDYLRVQTKYPGDLLAFEDTKFKINQWLAKDEEPNSLSVQKDLCGSSN